Proteins co-encoded in one Arachis hypogaea cultivar Tifrunner chromosome 13, arahy.Tifrunner.gnm2.J5K5, whole genome shotgun sequence genomic window:
- the LOC140177655 gene encoding protein FAR1-RELATED SEQUENCE 5-like, translating into MDGKSRVDFEVFGDVMAFDATYKKNKYKFPLVVFSGVNHHLQTIVFGSAIVAGEGEGTYIWLLQRFVEAMNGKRPDIVITDGAKAMKLAIEKVFPDAHHRLCGWHLLRNATANVSNPKFTQQFRKCMLGDYEIDEFEEMWASMVNSFGVKDMEWVETTYGIKDMWATTHMRGKFFTGLRTTSRCEALHSQVARFVKSGYNIKEFLHHSRRWMGLLRNNEAEVDYYTSYGFSIMQTQVQALER; encoded by the coding sequence ATGGACGGGAAGAGCCGTGTTGACTTTGAAGTATTTGGTGATGTTATGGCCTTTGATGCAACTTACAAGAAAAATAAGTACAAGTTTCCATTGGTAGTTTTCTCAGGAGTGAACCATCACCTTCAAACAATAGTTTTTGGCAGTGCAATTGTGGCTGGTGAAGGAGAAGGAACTTACATATGGCTGTTACAGAGATTCGTGGAAGCAATGAATGGTAAACGACCAGATATTGTGATAACTGATGGTGCCAAGGCTATGAAGCTTGCAATTGAAAAGGTCTTTCCAGATGCACACCATAGGTTGTGCGGATGGCATTTGTTAAGAAATGCCACAGCCAATGTCTCCAATCCCAAGTTTACCCAACAATTCAGGAAATGCATGCTTGGCGATTatgagattgatgagtttgaggAGATGTGGGCGTCAATGGTTAATAGTTTTGGGGTTAAGGACATGGAGTGGGTTGAGACCACTTATGGGATTAAAGATATGTGGGCTACAACACATATGAGAGGTAAGTTCTTTACCGGGTTGAGAACTACATCGAGGTGTGAGGCACTACATTCGCAAGTTGCTAGGTTTGTAAAATCTGGCTATAACATTAAGGAATTTCTCCATCACTCCCGCCGGTGGATGGGTTTGTTGCGGAATAATGAGGCTGAAGTTGACTATTACACCTCATACGGGTTTTCGATAATGCAAACACAGGTGCAAGCATTGGAGCGATAA
- the LOC112732437 gene encoding protein SEMI-ROLLED LEAF 2, which yields MLASNKASDVPRTLSRAVSVFSSSAAMFEKLKSDKHSSNENLSQYNKENNAGETEPTNGVGEFLNKLKSTNNHVHHGNGSGSGSQLATVDENSTDDDNGNLEIAALRLSSLQINQLLSSIWVQSISPINLPENYKAIAHTYSLVLLFSRAKNSFQEALVWSFQLAFSLWKISLKEGSLPPSRRRSLFALALSMILFSSKAYKIKSLVPSAKETHTKK from the exons ATGCTTGCTTCTAATAAGgcatcagatgttccaagaacaCTCTCTAGAGCAGTCTCTGTCTTTTCTTCTTCAGCTGCCATGTTTGAGAAGCTAAAATCGGATAAACATTCTTCAAATGAAAATTTAAGTCAATATAATAAGGAAAATAATGCTGGAGAGACTGAACCAACTAATGGTGTTGGCGAGTTCCTAAACAAATTGAAGTCGACTAATAATCATGTGCATCATGGGAATGGGAGTGGGAGTGGGAGTCAGCTAGCTACAGTGGATGAAAATAGTACAGATGATGACAATGGGAATTTG GAAATTGCAGCTCTCAGGTTAAGTAGTCTTCAGATAAATCAATTGCTATCATCAATTTGGGTTCAGTCTATCTCTCCTATAAATTTGCCTGAAAATTATAAAGCCATTGCTCATACATACAGCTTGGTGTTGCTTTTTTCTAGAGCTAAG AATTCTTTTCAGGAAGCCCTAGTTTGGAGTTTTCAACTTGCTTTTTCTTTGTGGAAAATTTCTCTTAAAGAAG GGTCATTGCCACCATCTCGACGGAGATCACTCTTTGCTTTAGCACTTTCGATGATTTTGTTTTCTTCAAAAGCCTACAAAATCAAATCTCTTGTTCCGAGTGCCAAGGAAACACATACAAAGAAATAG